The Prunus persica cultivar Lovell chromosome G8, Prunus_persica_NCBIv2, whole genome shotgun sequence genome includes a region encoding these proteins:
- the LOC109950864 gene encoding uncharacterized protein LOC109950864 codes for MIVIGDDKAEKQNLQKYLASEFEIKSLGDLKYFLGIEIVRSKHGIFLSQRMYILDLLVETGMLDCKPIDALSEQNHKLGLYPDQVPTDKERYQRLVGKLIYLSHTRLDIAYTVNVVSQFMHYSSEDRMSAVIRILRYLKVNPKNGLMFCKYGHTYVEGYTDADWVGSVTDRRSTFGYFTFVGSNLVTWRSKKWCLGLVLRPSTVGCLKVCASYYG; via the coding sequence atgattgtgaTTGGAGATGATAAGGCAGAAAAGCAAAATCTTCAGAAGTATCTGGCTTCCGAGTTTGAGATAAAGTCATTGGGTGATTTGAAGTACTTTCTTGGGATTGAAATTGTCAGATCTAAACATGGTATCTTTCTGTCTCAAAGAATgtatattttggatttactTGTAGAGACTGGAATGTTGGATTGTAAACCAATTGATGCCCTTAGTGAACAGAATCATAAGTTGGGGTTGTATCCTGATCAAGTCCCTACAGATAAAGAGCGTTATCAACGACTTGTAgggaaattgatttatttatctcATACACGTCTTGATATTGCATATACAGTGAATGTAGtgagtcagtttatgcattaTTCTAGTGAAGATCGTATGAGTGCTGTGATACGCATTTTGAGGTATCTGAAAGTAAATCCTAAAAATGGGTTAATGTTTTGCAAGTATGGTCATACATATGTGGAAGGGTATACGGATGCTGATTGGGTTGGTTCAGTCACTGATAGACGTTCTACGTTTGGGTATTTCACATTTGTTGGTAGTAATCTTGTTACTTGGAGGAGCAAAAAGTGGTGTCTAGGTCTAGTCCTGAGGCCGAGTACCGTGGGATGTCTCAAGGTGTGTGCGAGTTACTATGGTTGA